From a single Mycolicibacterium mengxianglii genomic region:
- a CDS encoding XRE family transcriptional regulator — translation MPRTDENGRQLKALLDYLLDGDIEAKHIYDALGVSSSTYYRRVKEAEYPNAEELRLIADRFDLNYPDLQVRFGLMTREEVWRYIESSPLMVTTSADANTLVDPGVALGTTVDTRTRRRLPRLSELSPRQDAPPL, via the coding sequence GTGCCCCGTACCGACGAGAACGGCAGACAGCTCAAAGCGCTGCTCGACTACCTGCTCGACGGCGATATCGAAGCCAAGCACATCTACGATGCGCTGGGCGTCTCGAGCAGCACCTATTACCGCCGGGTGAAAGAGGCCGAGTACCCGAACGCCGAGGAACTGCGTCTCATCGCGGACAGATTCGACCTGAACTACCCGGACCTGCAGGTTCGTTTCGGTCTGATGACCCGCGAAGAGGTGTGGCGCTATATCGAATCCTCGCCCCTGATGGTGACCACCAGCGCCGACGCGAACACGCTCGTCGACCCCGGTGTCGCCCTCGGCACCACAGTGGACACCAGAACCCGTCGCCGGCTCCCCCGGCTGTCAGAATTGTCGCCGCGGCAAGACGCACCACCGCTCTAA
- the ileS gene encoding isoleucine--tRNA ligase, with product MTQQADHQGYPKPAGGTPNFPALEAEVLAYWAADDTFRASVARRDDAPEYVFYDGPPFANGLPHYGHLLTGYVKDIVPRYRTMRGYKVERRFGWDTHGLPAELEVQRQLGITDKSQIEAMGIEKFNDACRESVLKYSNEWQAYVTRQARWVDFDNDYKTLDPSFMESVIWAFKQLWDKGLAYEGVRVLPYCWNDETPLSSHELRMDDDVYQSRQDPAITVGFKVTDGPLAGAHLLVWTTTPWTLPSNQAVAVNPDVDYVQVQAPDGRRYVLAAARLGSYARELGEEPQVLATYAGADLVGMRYLPPFPYFASGEKAHNAFQVLRGEFVTTEDGTGIVHMAPAYGEDDKATTDTVGIVPVTPVDARGRFDGTVPDYQGQHVFEANPHIIRDLKNGTGAAAANGAVLLRHETYEHSYPHCWRCRNPLIYRAVSSWFVKVTEFRDRMVELNQQITWYPEHVKDGQFGKWLQGARDWSISRNRYWGTPIPVWKSDDPAYPRIDVYGSLDELERDFGVRPDNLHRPFIDELTRPNPDDPTGRSTMRRIEDVLDVWFDSGSMPYAQVHYPFENQAWFDGSDSEDAHFPGDFIVEYIGQTRGWFYTLHVLATALFDKPAFKTCVSHGIVLGNDGQKMSKSLRNYPDVSEVFDRDGSDAMRWFLMSSPILRGGNLVVTEQGIRDGVRQVLLPLWNSYSFLTLYAPKVGNWRTNSPHVLDRYILAKLAQLRDDLTPAMDTCDISGACEQLRQFTEALTNWYVRRSRSRFWDEDPDAIDTLHTVLEVTTRLAAPLLPLATEKIWQGLTGGRSVHLTDWPEAGVVPADPELVAAMDQVREVCSVGSSLRKAKKLRVRLPLPKLTVAVDNPAQLAPFTELIADELNVKAVELTDDIATYGRFELAVNARVAGPRIGKDVQAAIKAVKAGEGVVNADGTLTAGPATLLPEEYTSKLVAADPEFTAALPDGAGLVVLDGTVTAELEAEGWARDIIRELQEHRRRKNLQVGDRIRLELTVPELPTGWRDDFGDLIAKEVLAVEFSVKVDGSVRLTPESADSLDRQSGVPDHDADERIGLGYPVRMVVVT from the coding sequence GTGACGCAGCAAGCCGACCACCAGGGTTACCCCAAGCCTGCCGGGGGGACGCCCAACTTCCCCGCGCTCGAAGCCGAGGTGCTGGCCTACTGGGCCGCCGACGACACTTTCCGCGCCAGCGTCGCCCGCCGCGACGACGCGCCGGAGTACGTGTTCTACGACGGTCCGCCGTTCGCCAACGGCCTACCGCACTATGGGCACCTGCTCACCGGCTACGTCAAAGACATCGTGCCCCGCTACCGCACGATGCGCGGGTACAAGGTGGAGCGCCGCTTCGGGTGGGACACCCATGGGCTGCCCGCCGAACTCGAGGTGCAACGTCAGCTCGGCATCACCGACAAATCCCAGATCGAAGCCATGGGCATCGAGAAGTTCAACGACGCCTGCCGGGAGTCGGTGCTGAAGTACTCGAACGAGTGGCAGGCCTATGTCACCCGCCAGGCGCGCTGGGTCGACTTCGACAACGATTACAAAACCTTGGATCCCAGTTTCATGGAGTCGGTGATCTGGGCCTTCAAGCAGCTGTGGGACAAGGGTCTGGCGTACGAGGGCGTGCGCGTGCTGCCGTACTGCTGGAACGATGAGACACCGCTGTCCAGCCACGAGCTGCGGATGGACGATGACGTGTACCAGAGCCGGCAGGATCCCGCGATCACCGTGGGGTTCAAGGTGACTGACGGACCGCTGGCCGGGGCGCACCTGCTGGTGTGGACCACCACGCCGTGGACCCTGCCCTCCAACCAGGCCGTGGCCGTCAACCCCGACGTCGACTACGTGCAGGTGCAGGCACCTGACGGGCGCCGCTACGTGCTGGCGGCCGCCCGTCTCGGCTCGTATGCACGTGAGTTGGGGGAGGAGCCGCAGGTCCTGGCTACCTATGCCGGCGCCGATCTGGTCGGGATGCGCTACCTGCCGCCGTTCCCGTATTTCGCCTCAGGCGAGAAGGCGCACAATGCTTTTCAGGTCCTCCGGGGTGAGTTCGTCACCACCGAGGACGGCACCGGAATCGTGCACATGGCACCGGCCTACGGTGAGGATGACAAGGCGACCACCGACACGGTCGGCATCGTCCCGGTCACGCCCGTCGACGCACGCGGCCGCTTCGACGGCACGGTCCCGGACTACCAGGGTCAGCACGTCTTCGAGGCCAACCCGCACATCATCCGCGATCTGAAGAACGGCACCGGGGCAGCCGCGGCCAACGGGGCGGTGCTGTTGCGCCACGAGACCTACGAGCACTCCTACCCGCACTGCTGGCGGTGCCGCAATCCGCTGATCTACCGGGCGGTGTCGTCCTGGTTTGTGAAGGTGACCGAGTTCCGGGACCGGATGGTGGAGCTCAATCAGCAGATCACCTGGTACCCCGAGCACGTCAAGGACGGCCAGTTCGGCAAGTGGCTCCAGGGCGCCCGGGACTGGTCGATCTCACGAAACCGCTACTGGGGCACCCCGATTCCGGTGTGGAAATCTGACGATCCGGCCTATCCGCGGATCGACGTCTACGGCAGCCTCGACGAGCTCGAGCGCGACTTCGGCGTGCGGCCCGACAACCTGCACCGCCCGTTCATCGACGAGCTGACCCGACCCAATCCCGATGACCCCACGGGCAGATCGACGATGCGGCGCATCGAGGATGTCCTCGATGTGTGGTTCGACTCCGGGTCGATGCCCTACGCCCAGGTGCATTACCCGTTCGAGAATCAGGCGTGGTTCGACGGCTCCGACAGCGAAGACGCGCATTTCCCAGGCGATTTCATCGTCGAATACATCGGCCAGACCCGCGGCTGGTTCTACACCCTGCATGTGCTGGCCACCGCGTTGTTCGACAAGCCGGCGTTCAAGACCTGCGTCAGCCACGGCATCGTGCTGGGCAACGACGGGCAGAAGATGAGCAAGTCGCTGCGCAACTACCCTGATGTCTCCGAGGTGTTCGACCGCGACGGCTCCGATGCCATGCGGTGGTTCCTGATGTCCTCGCCGATCCTGCGCGGCGGCAATCTCGTGGTCACCGAGCAGGGCATCCGCGACGGCGTGCGTCAAGTGCTGCTGCCGCTGTGGAATTCCTACAGCTTCCTGACCTTGTACGCGCCGAAAGTCGGTAACTGGCGGACGAATTCACCGCACGTCCTGGACCGCTACATCCTCGCCAAGTTGGCGCAGCTGCGTGACGACCTCACCCCCGCGATGGATACCTGCGATATCTCCGGCGCGTGTGAACAGCTGCGGCAGTTCACCGAGGCGTTGACCAACTGGTATGTGCGTCGCTCGCGGAGCAGGTTTTGGGATGAGGACCCCGACGCCATCGACACGTTGCACACTGTGCTGGAGGTGACCACCCGGCTGGCTGCCCCGCTGCTTCCGCTGGCCACCGAGAAGATCTGGCAGGGGCTGACCGGTGGGCGCTCGGTGCACCTGACGGATTGGCCGGAGGCCGGCGTGGTGCCCGCGGACCCGGAATTGGTGGCCGCGATGGACCAGGTGCGCGAGGTGTGTTCGGTCGGTTCGTCGCTGCGTAAGGCCAAGAAGCTGCGTGTCCGATTGCCGCTGCCCAAACTTACTGTTGCGGTGGACAATCCGGCTCAGCTCGCGCCGTTCACCGAGCTGATCGCCGATGAGCTCAACGTCAAGGCGGTGGAACTGACCGACGACATCGCTACCTACGGGCGATTCGAGCTGGCGGTCAACGCCCGGGTAGCCGGTCCTCGGATCGGCAAGGACGTGCAGGCGGCCATCAAAGCGGTCAAGGCCGGCGAGGGTGTGGTGAACGCCGACGGCACGTTGACGGCGGGTCCGGCCACACTGCTGCCCGAGGAGTACACCTCCAAGTTGGTGGCCGCAGATCCGGAGTTCACCGCGGCGCTACCCGACGGTGCCGGCCTGGTGGTGCTCGACGGCACCGTGACCGCCGAACTGGAGGCCGAAGGCTGGGCACGTGACATCATCCGAGAGCTGCAAGAGCATCGGCGGAGAAAGAACCTTCAGGTTGGCGACCGCATCCGCCTTGAACTGACCGTTCCTGAGTTGCCTACCGGCTGGCGCGACGATTTTGGGGATCTCATCGCGAAGGAGGTCTTGGCGGTGGAATTCAGTGTCAAGGTCGACGGGAGCGTCCGTCTCACGCCGGAATCCGCAGATAGCCTCGATAGGCAAAGCGGAGTTCCGGATCATGACGCAGATGAGAGAATCGGCCTCGGCTATCCGGTGCGGATGGTGGTAGTGACCTGA
- a CDS encoding AMP-binding protein — translation MSVVDESILAVLERRAVQQPDDIAYTFVDYDVDPSGFAESLTWSQVYNRVCVMANELRKLGAVGDRAAIMAPQGLDYIVGFLGALEAGLVAVPLSVPMLGVHDERASAVLRDCTPSVVLTTSSVVDAVMPSLSGVPAIIEVDALDLDSPAAPFHGPREQPKTAFLQYTSGSTRTPAGVMVTHESLIANLRQIEADYFEDTGGVAPPDTTFVSWLPFYHDMGLILGIFGPVGFDMRGVLTSPMAFLQKPFRWIHLMATSNRPVTAAPNFAYELAVRRTSDDDMAGLDLAHVSSFMTGAERVHAATMRRFYERFSKFNLPATALRAAYGLAEATVYVASSLPGRKLSTVRFDYEKLADSYAVRCEGGAGVELIGHGAPRACTVRIVDPETGAENPPDKVGEIWVCGENVSAGYWRNPQATERTFGAELVDPSPGTPQGPWLRTGDLGVLSDGELFIIGRIKDLLIVDGRNHYPDDIEATIQEISGGRVAAISVQDDRSEQLVAIVEFKNRGGSADAHDRMHTVKRELMSAISRSHGVRVSDLVMVAPGSIPITTSGKIRRSSCIELYGRDGFARLDTAV, via the coding sequence ATGTCGGTGGTGGATGAATCCATACTCGCTGTTCTCGAGCGGCGTGCAGTGCAGCAGCCCGACGACATTGCGTACACGTTCGTTGACTACGACGTGGACCCATCAGGATTTGCTGAAAGTCTCACTTGGTCGCAGGTCTACAACAGAGTGTGCGTTATGGCCAATGAGCTGCGGAAGCTCGGTGCGGTCGGGGACCGGGCGGCGATCATGGCGCCGCAGGGTCTGGACTACATCGTCGGATTCCTCGGAGCCTTGGAGGCAGGTCTTGTCGCGGTACCGCTTTCGGTGCCGATGCTGGGTGTGCACGATGAGCGGGCCTCCGCGGTGCTACGAGACTGCACGCCGTCTGTCGTCCTGACCACATCGTCGGTGGTCGATGCCGTTATGCCGTCGCTGTCTGGCGTCCCGGCGATCATCGAGGTCGACGCTCTCGACCTCGATTCTCCGGCGGCCCCGTTCCACGGGCCCCGGGAACAACCGAAAACGGCTTTCCTGCAGTACACCTCGGGCTCGACGCGTACGCCCGCCGGCGTGATGGTGACGCACGAGAGCCTCATCGCGAACCTCAGGCAGATCGAGGCCGACTACTTCGAGGACACCGGAGGCGTCGCTCCGCCCGACACGACGTTCGTGTCCTGGCTGCCCTTCTACCACGATATGGGGCTGATTCTCGGAATCTTTGGGCCCGTCGGTTTTGATATGCGCGGGGTACTGACGAGCCCAATGGCCTTTCTGCAGAAGCCGTTCCGGTGGATTCACCTGATGGCAACGTCGAACCGGCCAGTCACCGCTGCACCCAACTTCGCATACGAGTTGGCGGTGCGAAGGACATCCGACGACGACATGGCCGGTCTGGATCTGGCGCACGTGTCCAGCTTCATGACCGGTGCTGAGCGCGTGCACGCCGCCACGATGCGACGCTTCTACGAGCGGTTCTCCAAGTTCAATCTTCCTGCCACAGCTCTGCGTGCGGCCTACGGCCTCGCCGAGGCGACGGTGTATGTAGCGTCATCCCTTCCCGGTCGCAAGCTGTCGACGGTCCGTTTCGACTACGAGAAGTTGGCGGACTCCTACGCAGTGCGGTGCGAGGGCGGGGCCGGTGTCGAATTGATCGGTCACGGGGCGCCGCGCGCGTGCACGGTGCGGATCGTCGACCCGGAGACCGGCGCCGAGAATCCTCCCGACAAGGTCGGCGAGATCTGGGTGTGCGGCGAGAATGTGTCCGCGGGCTATTGGCGGAACCCGCAAGCCACCGAGCGGACCTTCGGAGCGGAGCTTGTCGATCCGTCGCCCGGCACGCCGCAGGGACCCTGGTTGCGAACCGGTGATTTGGGCGTTCTCTCCGACGGAGAACTGTTCATCATCGGTCGCATCAAAGACCTGTTGATCGTCGACGGCCGAAACCATTACCCGGACGACATCGAAGCCACGATCCAGGAGATCAGCGGTGGTCGTGTCGCTGCCATTTCGGTGCAGGACGATCGCAGTGAGCAGCTCGTCGCCATCGTGGAGTTCAAAAACCGCGGCGGATCCGCTGACGCCCATGACCGTATGCACACCGTCAAGCGAGAGTTGATGTCGGCGATATCGCGCTCCCACGGCGTGCGGGTGTCCGACTTGGTGATGGTGGCACCGGGGTCGATTCCGATCACCACCAGCGGGAAAATCCGTCGCTCGTCGTGCATCGAGCTCTACGGCCGGGACGGGTTTGCCCGCCTCGATACTGCTGTCTGA
- a CDS encoding type I polyketide synthase, translated as MSAAPLDRRAVVAEALKKIDDLSARLEIAEQGDVEPIAVVGMGCRLPGGVDSPGQYWQLLREGGSGIVRVPAQRWDADAYYSPDPSVAGTICTREGGFLTSWQPDEFDAEFFGMSPREAAGMDPQQRLLLEVAWEALENAGVTAEGIRGSQTAVFVGLTTSDYSYLAFSQQLRPEDVDPYIAFGNASNFAAGRLSYFLGVHGPAVVVDTACSSSLVAVHLACQSLRRRESDQALAAGVNLVLTPEGNIACSRWGMLAPDGQCKTFDADADGYVRSEGCGVVVLKRLSDAVRDGDSVLAVVRGSAVNQDGPSSGQTVPSGPAQQAVVRAALAASRLGPADIDFVEAHGTGTALGDPIELDALSQVFGERGGAAPLVLGSVKTNVGHLESAAGIAGFIKTVLSVRHGVIPRHLHFKRLTPHAGVDASRFTIAAQEMVWPAVGRVRRAGVSSFGVSGTNAHVVVEQAPVVEPVLGEPVGEPVVSTLLVSGKSSARVASTAAMLAQWMVGEGAQVPLVDVAHTLNYHRSRYKSVAAVCARDRAQAVAGLEALAGGLAAPGVVGAHEVSAGSGTVFVYSGQGSQWAGMGQRLLVEEPAFAAAVAELEPVFVEQVGFSLQQVLEAGEQVSGDAQVQPVIMGVQLALTALWRSYGVEPDAVMGHSMGEVAAAVVAGALSVADGLKVIATRSKLMARLAGEGAVALVELDAAAAEKLITKYPGVEVTVYASPRQTVVAGPVDMVEAVIADVAARDRFARRVNMEVASHTALMDPILTELAEALAGLTPATPKIPFLSTVDAQTHSPAFDARYWVDNLRRPVRFSQAVATAAERCGTFVEISPHPTLTHAITETLEVALPDVHTLVVASLKRDDDETLCFHTQLAELGHTSPHTHTTALTGLPRTPWHHGRHWINVENPVRGGSAPKAGTLLGEHVALATTPPGHLWQARLVPGSKPYPGGHRVHGVELVPASMLLQALSAAAGATGEAVLSDVRFEYPIVLDQTRLVQVVTDGEVVTISSAVVSDGAVQRWVRHATGRIDRGRRHGEPGAVSDIGHPTDNNGSEPVLVASVVDELKHEWGIEGQPFPWSISSHHSIPGGLHARIRMSDPSVVALLDAGVHLARMADSSNRELLMPAAVESVQISAEFAEGHDVVEVCRRDGEPGELVVDFTVRAPDGSVGIHVRGLRFAAVESGSTETDPCALAHAIEWEPLPEDPDSRQASGSMGTLAVVGDEGAAPSLRDGLAAVGYVPADLEVAQYVIYVADPGPLNAGETDIDCAVRLTAEVADLARRLAKRQSRATLWILTRGVRECASDAGTRQSSLWGLAGVIGAEQPDIWGGLVDLPADGCIAVQAAALSAVLPKPARSVLVLRDGAFFTPAVSPIVGEPVREPLRCRPDAAYLITGGLGALGLLMAGWLADRGARRLVLAGRTALPPRREWNSDANDAALQQKISAVRALENRGVAVDAVAVDVGSEEAVRTLLALRDEAGEPTIRGVIHAAGVTEGQLLTEIEESRLRRTMWPKVSGARVLHEVFPPRSLDFFFLTSAAGAVFGVPGQGAYASANAYLDGLARARHHQGCHTVSLNWVAWRGLGFATEAEVVLDELERMGSRPITPQEAFPAWEYVDTFDIAQAVMVPLSSRQPGVDHESRSPARPWSEMAVEGLLVELEAELKKILSREIGLPEAEIDVGRPFAEMGLNSVMAMSIRRDAERLLGIELSATMLWNHPTVSALTVFLANKLLPQDISGEIDELLSDSQGSVLDDLFGSVESAAFPDEGVDGDEVRDERGSSMRPWGDGSVDVPA; from the coding sequence ATGTCTGCTGCACCTCTGGATCGTCGGGCGGTTGTCGCTGAGGCGTTGAAGAAGATCGATGATCTGAGTGCGCGTTTGGAGATTGCCGAGCAGGGTGATGTTGAGCCGATTGCTGTGGTGGGGATGGGGTGTCGGTTACCTGGTGGGGTGGATTCTCCGGGTCAGTATTGGCAGTTGTTGCGTGAGGGGGGCAGCGGCATTGTGCGGGTGCCGGCGCAGCGTTGGGATGCGGATGCTTATTACTCGCCGGATCCTTCGGTGGCGGGGACGATTTGTACTCGTGAGGGCGGGTTTTTGACGTCGTGGCAGCCGGATGAGTTCGATGCGGAGTTCTTTGGGATGTCGCCGCGGGAGGCGGCGGGGATGGATCCGCAGCAGCGGTTGCTGTTGGAGGTGGCGTGGGAGGCGTTGGAGAACGCGGGGGTGACCGCGGAGGGCATTCGTGGGTCTCAGACCGCGGTGTTCGTCGGCCTGACAACGAGTGACTATTCCTACCTTGCATTTTCGCAGCAGTTGCGACCCGAGGATGTCGATCCGTACATCGCTTTTGGGAATGCGTCGAATTTTGCGGCGGGTCGGTTGTCGTATTTCTTGGGTGTGCATGGTCCGGCAGTGGTGGTTGATACGGCGTGTTCGTCGTCGTTGGTGGCGGTGCATTTGGCGTGTCAGAGTCTGCGGCGGCGGGAGAGTGATCAGGCCCTGGCCGCCGGAGTGAATCTGGTGTTGACGCCAGAAGGCAATATTGCGTGTTCGCGGTGGGGGATGTTGGCTCCGGACGGGCAGTGTAAGACCTTTGATGCTGACGCTGATGGTTATGTGCGCAGTGAGGGTTGTGGGGTGGTGGTGCTCAAGCGTCTCAGTGATGCTGTGCGCGATGGGGATTCGGTGTTGGCGGTGGTGCGGGGGTCGGCTGTCAATCAGGATGGTCCCAGTAGTGGGCAGACGGTGCCCAGTGGTCCGGCGCAGCAGGCGGTGGTGCGTGCGGCGTTGGCGGCGTCGCGGTTGGGGCCTGCGGATATCGATTTCGTGGAGGCTCATGGCACTGGTACGGCGTTGGGTGATCCGATTGAGTTGGATGCGTTGAGCCAGGTTTTCGGTGAGCGTGGGGGTGCGGCGCCGTTGGTGTTGGGTTCGGTGAAGACCAATGTGGGTCATTTGGAGTCGGCGGCGGGTATTGCTGGGTTCATCAAGACGGTTTTGAGTGTGCGTCATGGGGTGATTCCTCGGCATTTGCATTTCAAGCGGTTGACCCCGCATGCGGGTGTGGACGCGTCGCGGTTCACCATTGCTGCCCAGGAGATGGTGTGGCCGGCGGTGGGGCGGGTGCGTCGGGCGGGGGTGTCGTCGTTTGGTGTCAGTGGCACCAATGCCCATGTGGTCGTTGAGCAGGCGCCGGTGGTGGAGCCTGTTTTGGGGGAGCCGGTGGGGGAGCCGGTGGTGAGCACGTTGTTGGTTTCGGGTAAGAGTTCGGCGCGGGTGGCTTCGACGGCGGCGATGTTGGCGCAGTGGATGGTTGGTGAGGGTGCGCAGGTGCCGTTGGTGGATGTGGCGCACACGCTGAACTATCACCGGAGTCGGTATAAGAGTGTTGCGGCGGTGTGTGCGCGTGATCGGGCCCAGGCGGTGGCTGGGTTGGAGGCGTTGGCTGGTGGTCTTGCGGCGCCGGGGGTGGTTGGGGCTCATGAGGTTTCGGCTGGTTCGGGCACGGTGTTTGTGTATTCGGGTCAGGGTTCGCAGTGGGCGGGTATGGGTCAGCGGTTGTTGGTCGAGGAGCCGGCGTTCGCTGCGGCGGTTGCCGAGTTGGAGCCGGTGTTCGTCGAGCAGGTCGGGTTTTCGCTGCAGCAGGTACTCGAAGCCGGCGAACAGGTCAGCGGTGACGCCCAGGTGCAGCCGGTAATCATGGGCGTCCAGTTGGCCTTGACGGCCCTCTGGCGCTCCTACGGTGTGGAACCCGATGCGGTGATGGGGCATTCGATGGGTGAGGTCGCCGCGGCGGTGGTGGCCGGGGCGCTCTCGGTGGCTGACGGACTCAAAGTGATCGCCACTCGATCGAAGCTGATGGCACGACTTGCCGGCGAGGGTGCCGTTGCCTTGGTGGAACTGGACGCGGCTGCCGCCGAGAAGCTCATCACCAAGTACCCCGGTGTGGAGGTGACGGTCTATGCCTCGCCGCGTCAGACGGTAGTTGCCGGTCCGGTCGACATGGTTGAGGCGGTGATCGCCGACGTCGCCGCCAGGGACCGGTTTGCGCGGCGAGTCAATATGGAAGTGGCCTCGCATACCGCATTGATGGATCCGATCCTGACCGAGTTGGCTGAGGCGCTCGCCGGCCTGACCCCGGCCACTCCGAAGATCCCGTTCCTGTCCACCGTCGATGCCCAGACCCACAGTCCGGCGTTTGATGCCCGCTACTGGGTCGACAATCTGCGCCGACCCGTGCGGTTCAGCCAAGCCGTGGCCACCGCCGCCGAGCGCTGCGGCACTTTCGTCGAAATCAGTCCGCATCCCACGTTGACCCATGCCATCACCGAGACCCTGGAGGTCGCCCTTCCGGACGTCCACACTCTGGTGGTCGCCAGCCTCAAACGCGACGACGACGAAACGCTCTGTTTCCACACCCAGCTGGCCGAGCTGGGCCACACGAGTCCCCACACTCACACCACTGCACTCACCGGACTACCTCGCACCCCATGGCACCACGGCAGGCACTGGATCAACGTCGAGAATCCGGTCAGGGGCGGATCCGCACCCAAGGCGGGGACCCTGCTCGGTGAGCACGTCGCACTGGCCACGACACCGCCGGGTCACCTGTGGCAGGCGCGGCTGGTTCCGGGGTCCAAGCCCTACCCGGGCGGACATCGCGTTCATGGTGTGGAACTGGTCCCGGCATCGATGCTGCTGCAGGCACTTTCAGCCGCTGCAGGCGCAACAGGGGAGGCGGTGCTGTCCGATGTCCGGTTCGAGTATCCGATCGTCCTCGATCAGACCCGGCTGGTCCAGGTCGTCACGGACGGCGAAGTAGTCACGATTTCTTCGGCAGTTGTAAGCGACGGTGCCGTGCAGCGCTGGGTCCGGCACGCGACGGGTCGCATCGACCGCGGACGCCGTCATGGTGAGCCTGGCGCCGTGTCGGATATCGGCCATCCAACCGACAACAACGGCTCGGAGCCGGTCTTGGTGGCATCGGTAGTGGACGAGCTGAAACACGAATGGGGCATCGAAGGTCAGCCGTTCCCATGGTCGATCAGCTCGCATCACTCCATTCCCGGCGGCCTGCACGCCCGTATCCGGATGTCGGACCCGTCAGTGGTCGCGCTGTTGGACGCCGGCGTCCACCTCGCCCGAATGGCGGACAGCTCCAACCGCGAACTGTTGATGCCGGCCGCGGTCGAAAGCGTCCAGATATCTGCGGAGTTCGCAGAGGGACATGATGTGGTCGAGGTTTGTCGTCGCGATGGGGAACCCGGCGAGCTCGTCGTCGACTTCACGGTGCGTGCTCCGGACGGCAGCGTTGGCATCCATGTCCGCGGATTGCGTTTCGCCGCTGTGGAATCGGGTTCGACCGAAACCGACCCTTGCGCGCTGGCGCACGCGATCGAGTGGGAACCCCTGCCGGAAGATCCCGACTCGCGGCAGGCTTCGGGCAGCATGGGCACGCTCGCGGTGGTGGGCGACGAAGGTGCCGCACCGTCGCTGCGTGATGGGCTTGCGGCGGTCGGATACGTGCCGGCTGACCTCGAGGTGGCACAGTACGTGATCTATGTCGCCGACCCAGGGCCACTGAACGCCGGAGAAACCGACATCGACTGCGCAGTGCGGTTGACCGCCGAGGTGGCCGATCTCGCCCGCCGGCTGGCAAAGCGACAGTCCCGTGCCACGTTGTGGATCCTCACCCGAGGTGTCCGCGAATGCGCTTCCGACGCCGGGACGCGGCAAAGCAGCCTGTGGGGACTTGCCGGCGTCATCGGCGCCGAACAGCCCGACATCTGGGGCGGCCTGGTGGACCTTCCCGCCGACGGCTGTATCGCCGTACAGGCTGCCGCTCTGTCGGCGGTGTTACCCAAGCCGGCCAGGTCCGTGCTTGTGTTGCGCGATGGCGCGTTCTTTACGCCCGCGGTGTCACCGATCGTCGGCGAACCCGTGCGAGAGCCGCTGCGGTGTCGTCCCGATGCGGCTTACCTCATCACAGGGGGGCTGGGCGCGCTCGGCCTGTTGATGGCCGGGTGGTTGGCAGACCGCGGCGCTCGCCGCCTCGTGCTGGCGGGCCGAACCGCGCTGCCGCCCCGGCGCGAATGGAACTCCGATGCCAATGACGCCGCGCTGCAACAGAAGATCTCTGCAGTTCGGGCGTTGGAGAACCGGGGCGTCGCGGTCGACGCCGTCGCCGTGGACGTCGGATCGGAGGAGGCGGTACGGACGCTGCTGGCCCTCCGCGACGAAGCCGGTGAACCGACGATACGGGGTGTTATTCACGCGGCGGGTGTCACCGAAGGTCAGCTGCTGACCGAGATCGAAGAGAGTCGGCTGCGCCGCACCATGTGGCCGAAGGTTTCCGGCGCGCGCGTGCTGCATGAGGTATTCCCGCCGCGCAGTCTGGACTTCTTCTTCCTGACCTCCGCGGCCGGTGCTGTGTTCGGCGTTCCCGGGCAGGGAGCCTATGCATCGGCGAATGCATACCTCGACGGTTTGGCGCGGGCGCGGCACCATCAGGGCTGCCACACCGTCAGCCTGAACTGGGTGGCTTGGCGCGGGCTCGGGTTCGCGACCGAAGCCGAGGTTGTCCTCGACGAGTTGGAGCGAATGGGCTCTCGGCCGATAACCCCGCAGGAAGCGTTCCCTGCGTGGGAATACGTGGACACGTTCGACATCGCGCAAG
- a CDS encoding thioesterase II family protein — protein MNVPTLFIFPHAGGSPSFYVPFAKTFTTDVKRVAVQYPGKGGTHDLASFTSISELADEVCRKLPPIAEDSRRIAFFGHSMGGLVAFEVARRLEEAGRGIGALFVSAIAAPGRVGYDYIPDSDRGLLDAVSEMTGVKPEFLENEEFAARILPTLRGLKAISKYESPPDATVSCPIFVFYAADDEVATLEKVSPWAQRTTAQCVVREFPGHHFYLTDHLLELVGDIEGRMSACCLGDT, from the coding sequence GTGAATGTGCCAACCCTGTTTATCTTTCCGCACGCCGGCGGTTCCCCGAGCTTCTACGTTCCGTTCGCAAAGACTTTCACCACGGACGTCAAGCGTGTCGCGGTGCAGTATCCGGGCAAAGGGGGCACCCACGACCTGGCGTCCTTCACCAGCATCTCCGAACTTGCCGACGAAGTGTGTCGCAAGCTCCCGCCGATTGCCGAAGACTCGCGCCGAATCGCCTTCTTCGGACACAGCATGGGTGGTCTCGTGGCCTTCGAGGTGGCCCGCCGGCTGGAAGAGGCGGGCCGTGGAATCGGTGCGCTCTTCGTGTCGGCGATCGCTGCGCCGGGCCGGGTCGGATACGACTACATCCCGGATTCCGATCGCGGCCTGCTCGACGCCGTGAGCGAGATGACGGGTGTCAAACCCGAGTTTCTGGAGAACGAGGAGTTTGCCGCGAGAATCCTGCCGACATTGCGTGGATTGAAGGCAATCTCGAAGTACGAAAGTCCGCCCGATGCGACGGTGTCGTGTCCGATTTTCGTGTTCTACGCAGCCGACGACGAGGTCGCGACTCTGGAGAAAGTGTCGCCATGGGCCCAGCGCACGACCGCGCAGTGTGTGGTCCGTGAGTTTCCCGGGCACCACTTCTATCTCACAGATCATTTGCTGGAACTGGTCGGAGACATCGAGGGGCGGATGTCCGCATGCTGCCTCGGAGATACCTGA